Proteins co-encoded in one Gracilimonas sp. genomic window:
- a CDS encoding aldehyde dehydrogenase family protein encodes MEFLKTLGIEGINPGTSTGRKHHESKETISSFTPTNGDKIATVGVTTREQYDQVVEEAQKAYKVWSQMPAPQRGEIVRQIGQKLREYKEPLGKLVTYEMGKIYQEGLGEVQEMIDICDFAVGQSRMLYGKTMHSERPQHRMYEQWHPLGIVAIISAFNFPVAVWSWNAMIAAVCGNVMIWKGSEKTPLCGVAVQKIVAKVLKENNLPEGIFNLVTGDREVGEWMTEDERIPLISATGSIRMGKEVAKTVGGRLGKSILELGGNNAIIISEDADIEMAIRATVFGAVGTCGQRCTSTRRLIVQESVYDQVKERLLSIYENISIGDPLDENTLVGPMIDQGAVDQMQNALKEIEKEGGKVITGGEPLDEDGFYVKPAIAEVKNHYDIVQEETFAPILYLIKYKTLDEAIELHNGVKQGLSSAMFTLNMREAENFLSARGSDCGIANINIGTSGAEIGGAFGGEKETGGGRESGSDAWKAYMRRQTNTMNWGDSLPLAQGIDFDV; translated from the coding sequence ATGGAATTTCTGAAGACATTAGGCATTGAAGGTATTAATCCCGGAACCAGTACCGGACGTAAACATCACGAGAGCAAAGAAACCATCAGCAGCTTCACGCCAACCAATGGTGATAAAATAGCTACTGTGGGGGTAACTACCCGCGAGCAATACGATCAGGTTGTGGAAGAAGCTCAGAAAGCATATAAAGTTTGGAGTCAAATGCCGGCTCCTCAGCGCGGTGAGATCGTGCGCCAGATTGGCCAGAAATTACGTGAGTACAAAGAACCACTTGGCAAACTGGTTACTTACGAAATGGGTAAAATCTACCAGGAAGGGCTCGGTGAAGTCCAGGAAATGATTGATATCTGTGATTTTGCAGTGGGGCAGTCGCGCATGCTGTACGGTAAAACCATGCACAGCGAGCGCCCTCAGCACCGTATGTATGAGCAATGGCATCCGCTGGGGATTGTGGCTATTATCTCCGCGTTCAACTTTCCGGTTGCCGTGTGGAGCTGGAACGCCATGATTGCTGCCGTGTGCGGAAACGTAATGATTTGGAAAGGCTCCGAAAAAACGCCCCTTTGCGGAGTTGCCGTACAAAAGATTGTAGCCAAAGTGCTCAAAGAAAATAACCTGCCTGAAGGGATCTTTAACCTGGTTACCGGAGACCGCGAAGTAGGCGAATGGATGACCGAAGACGAACGAATCCCACTTATTTCAGCAACCGGTTCTATCCGAATGGGTAAAGAAGTAGCCAAAACCGTGGGCGGACGTTTAGGAAAAAGCATTCTTGAGCTGGGAGGAAACAATGCCATCATCATTTCCGAGGATGCTGATATTGAAATGGCGATCCGGGCTACCGTTTTTGGAGCCGTTGGAACTTGCGGCCAGCGCTGCACAAGCACACGCCGGCTTATCGTTCAGGAATCAGTTTATGATCAGGTAAAAGAACGACTGCTCAGTATTTATGAAAATATCTCCATTGGCGATCCGCTTGACGAAAACACGCTGGTTGGGCCGATGATTGATCAGGGCGCCGTTGACCAAATGCAGAATGCCCTGAAGGAAATTGAAAAAGAAGGTGGCAAAGTTATAACCGGTGGCGAGCCTCTGGACGAAGATGGTTTTTATGTGAAACCAGCGATCGCTGAAGTTAAAAATCATTATGATATTGTTCAGGAAGAGACTTTTGCGCCTATCCTTTACCTCATCAAATACAAAACGCTGGATGAAGCCATCGAGCTGCACAACGGTGTGAAACAGGGACTCAGTTCGGCTATGTTTACCCTGAACATGCGGGAAGCTGAAAACTTCCTGAGTGCCCGAGGTTCGGATTGTGGAATTGCCAACATCAATATTGGTACCAGCGGGGCTGAAATTGGTGGTGCCTTTGGTGGAGAGAAAGAAACAGGCGGTGGACGGGAATCCGGTTCTGATGCCTGGAAAGCGTACATGCGCCGCCAGACCAACACCATGAACTGGGGAGATTCTCTACCACTGGCACAAGGCATCGATTTTGATGTGTAA
- the murI gene encoding glutamate racemase, whose amino-acid sequence MQDLKNAPIGIFDSGIGGLTVAKAVIDALPNEDIIYFGDTARVPYGIKSEETVRSYALEITHFLLKRGVKMILIACNTVSASAKEEIIQAAGDIPVLDVITAGTKNAVSLPNHDHVGVIGTLATVNSQAYSKSIHAYDPTITVTQQACPILVPLAEEGWIDNDVALQTLHHYLDHFDESGIQSLILGCTHYPLFKDIIPKVLKDGNIEIIDSAESIAESAKAKLDELGLLNESGGEFRCYVSDRPQRFHELAERFLGRSLNGVEVVSLG is encoded by the coding sequence TTGCAAGATTTAAAGAACGCACCCATTGGAATTTTTGACTCAGGTATTGGCGGACTTACCGTAGCCAAGGCCGTGATTGATGCTTTACCCAACGAAGATATCATTTATTTCGGTGATACAGCCCGGGTTCCTTATGGTATCAAATCGGAAGAAACCGTGCGTTCCTATGCTCTTGAAATTACCCATTTTTTATTGAAGCGTGGCGTAAAGATGATTCTGATTGCCTGTAATACAGTTTCGGCCTCGGCCAAGGAAGAGATTATACAGGCTGCCGGCGACATTCCTGTTTTAGACGTAATAACTGCCGGAACTAAAAATGCGGTTTCTCTGCCAAATCATGATCATGTTGGGGTGATTGGCACCTTAGCCACCGTTAACTCTCAGGCGTATTCCAAGTCCATTCATGCTTATGACCCAACCATAACGGTAACGCAACAAGCTTGCCCTATTTTAGTCCCATTGGCCGAGGAAGGCTGGATTGATAACGATGTGGCCCTGCAGACTTTACATCATTACCTGGATCATTTTGATGAAAGCGGAATCCAATCTCTTATTTTGGGATGCACACATTACCCGCTGTTTAAGGACATTATTCCTAAGGTTCTGAAGGATGGAAACATTGAAATTATTGACTCGGCAGAATCCATCGCAGAATCCGCAAAAGCCAAACTGGATGAATTAGGTTTGCTGAATGAATCCGGTGGAGAGTTCCGTTGCTACGTGAGCGATCGCCCCCAGCGTTTTCATGAACTGGCCGAACGGTTTTTAGGCCGCAGCCTGAACGGTGTTGAAGTTGTAAGTTTGGGGTGA
- a CDS encoding nucleotidyltransferase domain-containing protein, whose translation MKIEEIQNDELKSACEKFGVLRLYVFGSVAAGLSEDNSDIDFLVEFKRSDFAGAFDQFMGLKNRLEEIYNCPVDLLTMKKFRNPVFHKEIDRSKSLVYAS comes from the coding sequence ATGAAAATCGAAGAAATCCAAAATGATGAGCTCAAATCCGCCTGCGAAAAGTTTGGCGTACTCAGGCTCTATGTATTTGGGTCGGTTGCAGCAGGGCTGTCTGAGGACAATAGCGATATTGATTTTCTTGTTGAATTTAAAAGATCTGACTTTGCCGGAGCATTTGATCAGTTTATGGGATTGAAAAATAGACTTGAAGAAATCTACAACTGCCCTGTGGATTTGCTGACTATGAAGAAGTTTCGAAATCCTGTATTTCATAAAGAAATTGATCGATCGAAATCATTGGTTTATGCCTCATAG
- a CDS encoding oligopeptide transporter, OPT family, with translation MSKKGFTPFVSAEDDLPQITVKAVVLGFVLSAILAGANAYLGLKVGMTVSASIPAAVISMAVLKLFKESNILENNIVQTAASAGESLAAGVIFTLPALILLKYWLDFPFMETAAIAMFGGILGVLFTIPLRRALIVESELQFPEGVATGEVLKAGTEGGAGIKTIIQAGVAAALFKLSQTGLKVFAGSVGGSVKAGKSIFGMGADLSVALLAVGYIVGLNIAVLIFAGGLISWLFGIPIYMAVTSPEEISAIVGAAEGYDAALAIWSQKIRYLGVGAMVVGGVWALISLAKPLVDGIKSSMAAVKELKNNGSGNIPRTELDTPINIVVWGILGLSIPIFIVFTYVIDIEHLAVSGGAYWTAITFGVVFSLFAGFLFSSVAGYMAGLVGSSNNPISGVTIATVLATSLCLLAILGSQVDFTADMEKATTAAAAAIIVGAMIACAAALAGDNLQDLKAGQLVGATPYKQQIMQVVGVVAAALVIAPILSLLFNAYGLGGVFPREGMNPEEMLTAPQATLMQSVAEGVFARNLEWGMIIIGGLIAVAIIILDQILKRKGTEFRTPVLAVAVGIYLPVELSVPIFLGGMIAWTAARFVKNRAIENGESPEEAETTAERKGLLFSSGLITGEALIGIILAIPFALFESTDALRIMPEGFGWLTDVLGVGAAVCFMIWLYKVAVKKGE, from the coding sequence ATGAGTAAGAAAGGATTTACCCCGTTTGTTTCTGCCGAAGACGACCTTCCCCAAATTACCGTCAAAGCCGTTGTGCTTGGTTTTGTTTTATCAGCAATCCTGGCCGGCGCCAATGCTTATTTGGGCCTAAAAGTAGGAATGACGGTGTCCGCTTCCATTCCCGCAGCCGTTATTTCGATGGCAGTGTTGAAGCTGTTTAAAGAGTCTAATATCCTCGAAAACAATATCGTGCAAACGGCAGCATCGGCAGGGGAATCGCTGGCGGCAGGGGTTATTTTTACCCTTCCGGCACTTATTCTACTAAAGTACTGGCTGGATTTTCCATTTATGGAAACGGCGGCCATCGCGATGTTTGGCGGGATTTTGGGGGTTCTGTTCACCATTCCATTACGGCGAGCTTTAATTGTGGAAAGCGAACTACAGTTTCCGGAAGGGGTAGCTACGGGTGAGGTTCTGAAGGCAGGAACCGAAGGCGGAGCCGGAATTAAAACGATTATTCAAGCGGGTGTTGCCGCTGCATTGTTTAAGCTTAGTCAGACCGGGTTAAAGGTTTTTGCAGGATCTGTAGGTGGTTCGGTCAAGGCCGGAAAGTCTATTTTTGGGATGGGTGCCGATTTATCGGTGGCGCTCTTAGCGGTGGGTTATATCGTTGGACTGAATATTGCGGTGCTGATTTTTGCAGGAGGTTTGATTTCCTGGCTGTTTGGAATCCCGATTTATATGGCAGTTACAAGCCCGGAAGAAATTTCAGCTATTGTGGGCGCTGCTGAAGGCTATGATGCCGCTCTTGCCATTTGGAGTCAGAAAATCCGTTACTTGGGTGTGGGCGCTATGGTTGTTGGTGGTGTATGGGCTCTTATTTCTCTGGCCAAGCCACTGGTGGACGGGATTAAATCTTCCATGGCAGCAGTGAAGGAGTTAAAAAACAACGGAAGCGGTAATATTCCCCGCACAGAACTGGATACTCCAATCAATATTGTTGTGTGGGGAATTTTAGGGTTATCTATCCCGATTTTTATCGTGTTTACCTACGTGATTGATATCGAGCATCTGGCTGTGAGCGGGGGAGCTTATTGGACGGCCATTACATTCGGAGTGGTGTTTTCGCTGTTTGCAGGATTTTTGTTTTCATCGGTCGCCGGGTACATGGCCGGTTTGGTGGGCTCATCCAATAACCCGATTTCAGGGGTGACTATAGCTACTGTGCTTGCTACGTCTCTGTGTTTGCTGGCGATTTTGGGAAGTCAGGTTGACTTCACCGCTGATATGGAAAAAGCAACCACAGCTGCTGCGGCAGCAATTATTGTTGGAGCCATGATTGCCTGTGCTGCGGCCCTTGCCGGGGATAACCTTCAGGATTTAAAAGCCGGACAGCTGGTGGGAGCTACTCCTTACAAACAGCAGATTATGCAGGTTGTGGGTGTGGTAGCTGCTGCTTTGGTGATTGCACCTATACTCAGCCTTTTATTTAATGCCTATGGCCTGGGCGGTGTTTTCCCGCGGGAGGGGATGAATCCCGAAGAAATGCTGACAGCTCCACAGGCCACGCTGATGCAGTCGGTAGCTGAAGGCGTGTTTGCGCGAAACCTGGAATGGGGGATGATTATCATTGGAGGTCTGATCGCTGTTGCGATTATCATTCTGGATCAGATCCTGAAACGAAAAGGAACGGAATTCAGAACGCCGGTTTTGGCCGTGGCGGTTGGTATTTATCTGCCGGTAGAGTTATCGGTTCCTATTTTTTTAGGAGGAATGATTGCCTGGACGGCAGCCCGCTTTGTCAAAAATCGTGCTATTGAAAATGGGGAAAGTCCCGAAGAGGCAGAAACTACAGCCGAGCGTAAAGGCTTGTTGTTTTCATCCGGGTTGATCACAGGTGAGGCTTTGATTGGTATTATTCTGGCTATCCCCTTTGCTTTATTCGAAAGCACGGACGCCCTGCGCATTATGCCGGAAGGTTTTGGCTGGTTAACGGATGTGTTAGGTGTGGGAGCGGCTGTCTGCTTCATGATCTGGCTGTACAAAGTGGCCGTGAAGAAAGGAGAATAG
- a CDS encoding cupin domain-containing protein → MSTIEKLITRFDLQKHPEGGYFKETYRSEGVIPETVFPDLFEGSRNYCTGIYFLLTSDTFSAFHRIRQDEMWHFYQGSPLTIHMISPDGNYSKQVVGSDFDNGELPQFTVPKEYWFAAEVNQADSYSFVGCTVSPGFDFQDFELAAEESLSRKFSKHKDLISRLTRG, encoded by the coding sequence ATGTCCACAATAGAAAAATTAATCACCCGCTTCGACCTTCAAAAACATCCGGAAGGCGGGTATTTCAAAGAGACGTATCGTAGTGAGGGTGTTATTCCCGAAACCGTTTTCCCGGATTTGTTTGAGGGAAGCCGCAACTACTGCACCGGCATTTATTTTCTTTTGACCTCAGATACTTTCTCTGCTTTTCACAGAATCAGGCAGGATGAGATGTGGCACTTTTATCAGGGTTCGCCGCTTACTATTCACATGATCAGTCCGGATGGAAACTACTCTAAGCAAGTGGTTGGGTCGGATTTTGACAACGGAGAACTTCCTCAATTCACCGTACCCAAAGAGTATTGGTTTGCAGCTGAAGTTAACCAAGCGGACAGCTATTCATTTGTGGGCTGCACCGTTTCTCCCGGCTTTGATTTCCAAGATTTTGAATTGGCTGCAGAAGAAAGTTTAAGCCGTAAGTTCTCCAAACATAAAGACCTGATTTCCCGTCTTACCCGAGGGTAG
- a CDS encoding RNA methyltransferase: MRNASNNEIKLLRKLARKKYREKEQRFVVEGERAVEQVLENGLVEVETVFVVEGKAVSDEWSAFSASIEADVFDEVADTENPQGILAVCKMADEISTNELREKSGIIVATDAIQDPGNMGTILRTAAWFGAKALIAGKGSVDVYHPKVVRSTAGATGSIPVLSGELEEIFTELEANGWQILLLDGGAESVNLRSVQPAEKTIIVVGNEGNGISESLLHSKRKKVRIESAPGQDKVESLNAAIAVSIALWGLSDMVIK, translated from the coding sequence ATGAGAAACGCATCAAATAATGAAATTAAATTACTTCGGAAGTTAGCCCGCAAAAAGTATCGCGAGAAAGAGCAGCGGTTCGTGGTTGAGGGAGAGCGCGCCGTTGAGCAGGTGCTTGAAAATGGGTTGGTGGAAGTGGAGACTGTGTTTGTGGTTGAAGGAAAAGCTGTCAGTGATGAATGGTCAGCTTTCAGTGCTTCTATAGAAGCGGATGTGTTTGATGAAGTGGCAGATACCGAAAATCCACAGGGGATTCTGGCGGTTTGTAAGATGGCGGATGAAATCAGTACCAATGAATTGAGAGAGAAAAGCGGAATCATCGTTGCAACTGATGCAATCCAGGACCCGGGAAATATGGGGACGATTCTGCGCACAGCAGCCTGGTTCGGAGCAAAAGCATTGATCGCCGGAAAGGGAAGCGTAGATGTGTATCACCCCAAAGTAGTGCGAAGTACGGCCGGAGCCACCGGAAGCATTCCGGTATTATCAGGCGAACTGGAAGAAATATTCACAGAACTTGAAGCAAACGGATGGCAAATTTTGCTGCTTGATGGTGGGGCAGAAAGTGTAAACCTGAGATCGGTTCAACCCGCAGAAAAAACAATCATTGTTGTTGGGAATGAAGGGAATGGAATCAGTGAAAGCTTATTGCATTCCAAAAGAAAGAAAGTAAGGATAGAGTCGGCACCAGGGCAGGATAAGGTTGAGAGCCTGAATGCAGCTATTGCAGTTAGTATTGCCTTGTGGGGGTTAAGTGATATGGTGATAAAGTGA
- a CDS encoding HepT-like ribonuclease domain-containing protein: MPHSIRKLLIDIVLSCEEITEFTEGKRLEDFQNNRMLQLALEREFEIIGEALSRLSRIDEDNLEQKIPEYRKIIDFRNIISHGYDVIDELALWDFVKNKVPELLEKTRNY, translated from the coding sequence ATGCCTCATAGTATCAGAAAGCTACTTATCGATATCGTTCTTTCCTGTGAAGAAATTACAGAATTCACGGAAGGCAAAAGGTTGGAAGATTTTCAAAACAACAGGATGCTACAGCTTGCTTTAGAAAGAGAGTTTGAAATCATTGGCGAAGCCTTGTCGCGATTGTCAAGAATTGATGAAGATAATCTGGAACAGAAAATTCCTGAATATAGAAAAATCATTGATTTCAGGAATATTATATCCCACGGATATGATGTAATTGACGAATTGGCACTATGGGATTTTGTAAAGAATAAAGTTCCCGAACTGCTTGAGAAGACCAGAAATTATTAG
- a CDS encoding PhoH family protein yields the protein MPKKKSKKIFVLDTSVLLYDYEAVRNFEKNDVAIPITVLEELDTFKKGNNVINLHAREFIRYLDGISDANMLQNWIPLNGRSHGNLRVITNGENSMDATKVYGSDKNDHRIINAALHLKEENPSQRVILVSKDINLRLKARALNLESEDYETIRIQDIEHLYKGKTSLEIEDPSVVSKFYEKGKIKPEELMEADPICNHYYIMKSHGSSGLGWYNAKSKKVEVVEKNNAYGIQPKNAEQTFAMHALQNPNIMCCTITGAAGTGKTLLALASALEQRSNFKQIYLARPIVPLSNKDIGFLPGDANAKIDPYMQPLWDNLSFIKNQYKETSKPFKKIDEMLQTEKLRIVPLAYIRGRSLSNVIFIIDEAQNLTPHEVKTIITRAGENTKVVFTGDIFQIDTPYLDAQSNGLSYLVDRMNNNEMYAHINLEKGERSELANLASKLL from the coding sequence ATGCCTAAGAAGAAATCGAAGAAGATCTTCGTCCTCGACACCTCCGTTCTACTTTACGATTATGAAGCTGTCCGAAACTTTGAAAAAAACGATGTAGCCATCCCCATCACGGTTCTTGAAGAGCTGGATACTTTTAAAAAGGGGAACAACGTCATTAACCTGCATGCGCGTGAATTTATCCGGTACCTGGATGGGATTTCGGATGCCAATATGCTGCAAAACTGGATTCCGCTAAACGGAAGGTCGCATGGAAATCTCAGGGTGATAACGAACGGTGAAAACTCCATGGATGCCACCAAAGTGTACGGCTCCGATAAGAATGACCACCGGATTATTAATGCGGCGCTCCACCTGAAAGAAGAAAATCCAAGCCAGCGGGTGATATTGGTTTCCAAGGATATCAACCTGCGTCTGAAAGCCCGGGCATTGAACCTGGAGTCGGAAGATTATGAGACCATTCGGATTCAGGATATTGAGCATTTGTATAAAGGCAAAACGTCTCTCGAAATTGAAGATCCTTCAGTGGTCAGTAAGTTTTATGAAAAAGGGAAGATAAAGCCTGAAGAACTTATGGAAGCCGACCCGATTTGTAACCATTATTACATAATGAAAAGTCACGGTTCTTCGGGGCTTGGATGGTATAATGCGAAGAGCAAAAAAGTAGAAGTGGTGGAAAAGAACAATGCCTATGGCATTCAGCCAAAAAATGCAGAACAGACTTTTGCTATGCATGCCCTTCAGAACCCGAATATTATGTGTTGTACCATTACCGGAGCTGCCGGAACGGGAAAAACACTGTTGGCTTTGGCAAGTGCACTGGAGCAGCGGAGCAATTTCAAGCAAATTTATCTGGCCCGGCCCATTGTTCCCCTAAGTAATAAGGACATTGGCTTTCTTCCCGGCGATGCCAATGCCAAAATTGACCCCTACATGCAGCCGCTTTGGGATAACCTGAGCTTCATTAAAAATCAGTATAAGGAAACGAGTAAGCCATTTAAGAAGATTGATGAAATGCTGCAGACTGAGAAGCTGCGCATTGTGCCGCTGGCTTATATCCGGGGACGAAGTTTATCCAACGTGATTTTTATCATTGATGAGGCTCAGAATTTAACCCCTCATGAAGTGAAAACCATCATCACCCGGGCGGGCGAAAACACCAAAGTCGTGTTTACCGGGGATATCTTTCAAATCGATACGCCTTACCTGGATGCTCAAAGTAACGGACTCAGTTACCTCGTGGACCGCATGAATAACAATGAAATGTATGCCCACATCAACCTGGAGAAAGGGGAGCGCTCGGAACTGGCTAACCTGGCTTCAAAACTGTTGTAG
- a CDS encoding CotH kinase family protein — MYRAYFLKSVAFLIIICSVGKVQAQNEIHITDSGFYSDSVIVQIEGVSDSSSIFYTLDGAFPDTASALFQDSLSITETSALRVMILSDDRADTSFFFRSYFIDEPTEMPILSVTTNPAGFFSDSAGIYVEGTNGIPGYCRSTPKNWNQDWERPVHLAFFEKDHTPGFSVNAGVKIGGGCTRLYDQKSLDIYFRGEYGLKKLNYPLFEDKPFTEFDRLALRSGGQDWYRAMIRNASIQAMMKDRMDLGYQAFKPVVVFLNGEYWGIHILREKQNEDFIESNYGYDEDELDILTGNANVKEGSDTHYQAMINFMKNNDLSVQENYEWVSRQMDIDQYIDYVLTEIYMANGDWPANNIRFWRPQVPGGKWRWIMYDMDMTMNSHTFGQDDTNSLELVATTNNIYYANPGWSTFLFRSLLSNERFRNKFIQRYSIHIQASFSPGRLLGVIDSTAALIESEIPRHMDRWDKSFRLGSGMNWEKHLERMKVFVRSRQTKARTHLQNFFEVSGVTKLEVSSSPAEGGAVTVETVRSDTTDWVLIYKSIPTTIKAIPAPGYSFVGWSVEASGTDTEADITIESEASLTAVFKRNDLSDDTPVVINEINYNSAEDFDPEDWIEFYNNTESNIDLGGWYFSDSDDEHIYTFADGTIVESGGFLVLTRDSTLFTSLFPEVNNYVGDLDFGFAGSGELVRLFNNTGDIVDQLTYSDDPPWPAEADGEGATLSLTHPRLDNSKAENWAASVGHGTPGAENSGVLVGTEEEQDEEIAKGFELYQNYPNPFNPTTTISYRLDKPGRVKIAVYDIMGREVAVLENGVKSQGIHSLRWDASPGKFSSGVYLYKLDTGNQSLIRKLTLIK; from the coding sequence ATGTACCGAGCCTATTTTCTAAAATCAGTCGCATTTCTAATCATCATTTGTTCTGTAGGTAAGGTGCAGGCTCAAAATGAAATCCATATTACCGACAGCGGCTTCTATTCAGATTCAGTGATTGTTCAAATTGAGGGTGTGTCCGATTCTTCATCCATTTTCTATACACTTGACGGAGCCTTCCCGGATACTGCAAGTGCGCTTTTTCAGGATTCATTGTCTATTACCGAGACTTCCGCTTTACGGGTCATGATTTTATCCGATGATCGTGCAGACACCTCGTTCTTTTTCAGATCATATTTTATAGATGAACCGACCGAAATGCCCATTCTATCCGTAACTACCAATCCTGCTGGATTTTTCTCAGACAGTGCCGGTATCTATGTGGAAGGTACTAATGGCATTCCCGGATACTGCAGAAGCACCCCAAAAAACTGGAATCAAGATTGGGAGCGTCCGGTCCACCTGGCTTTCTTCGAAAAAGATCACACTCCCGGTTTCAGCGTAAACGCCGGGGTGAAAATTGGAGGAGGTTGTACCCGGCTGTACGATCAAAAATCACTGGATATCTATTTCCGGGGAGAGTATGGTCTCAAGAAGCTGAATTATCCCCTTTTTGAGGATAAACCCTTTACTGAGTTTGACCGGCTGGCCCTGAGAAGTGGCGGGCAGGATTGGTACAGAGCTATGATCAGGAATGCTTCCATCCAGGCAATGATGAAAGATCGGATGGATTTAGGATACCAGGCTTTTAAGCCGGTTGTCGTTTTCTTAAATGGTGAATACTGGGGAATTCACATCCTGCGTGAAAAGCAAAATGAAGATTTCATTGAATCGAATTACGGCTATGATGAAGACGAACTCGATATCCTCACAGGAAATGCAAATGTGAAAGAAGGATCAGACACGCATTACCAGGCCATGATTAACTTCATGAAGAATAACGACCTGTCGGTACAGGAAAATTACGAGTGGGTTAGCCGCCAAATGGATATCGACCAGTATATCGATTATGTGCTTACTGAAATCTATATGGCGAATGGAGATTGGCCGGCTAATAACATTCGATTCTGGAGGCCTCAGGTTCCTGGAGGAAAGTGGCGCTGGATAATGTATGACATGGACATGACGATGAACAGCCACACTTTTGGACAGGATGATACCAACAGCCTGGAGCTGGTGGCTACAACCAACAACATCTATTATGCAAACCCGGGATGGTCGACGTTTCTATTCAGAAGTTTGCTAAGCAATGAACGTTTTCGGAATAAATTTATTCAGCGGTATAGTATTCACATACAGGCATCTTTCTCGCCGGGGCGGCTTTTGGGTGTTATTGACAGTACGGCCGCACTTATAGAATCTGAAATTCCCCGGCATATGGACCGATGGGATAAGTCATTCCGGTTGGGTTCGGGCATGAATTGGGAAAAACATCTGGAAAGAATGAAGGTTTTTGTGAGGAGCAGGCAAACTAAAGCGCGGACACATCTTCAGAATTTCTTTGAGGTTTCGGGGGTTACTAAACTGGAAGTCTCTTCAAGCCCTGCCGAGGGTGGCGCAGTGACTGTTGAAACGGTTCGTTCGGATACTACCGATTGGGTTTTGATTTATAAATCGATACCAACCACTATTAAAGCGATTCCGGCTCCGGGCTACTCTTTTGTGGGCTGGAGTGTTGAGGCTTCCGGCACCGACACTGAAGCAGATATTACCATTGAAAGTGAGGCATCTTTAACAGCGGTATTCAAAAGAAATGATCTATCCGATGATACTCCGGTTGTTATCAATGAGATAAACTATAACTCAGCTGAAGATTTTGATCCCGAAGATTGGATTGAATTTTATAATAATACCGAATCAAATATTGATTTAGGAGGCTGGTACTTTTCCGATTCCGACGATGAGCACATTTACACTTTTGCTGATGGCACTATAGTAGAAAGTGGCGGGTTTTTAGTGCTTACCAGAGACAGCACCCTGTTTACTTCACTATTTCCTGAAGTGAATAATTATGTAGGAGACCTCGATTTTGGATTTGCCGGAAGCGGTGAACTTGTTCGCCTTTTCAACAATACCGGAGATATCGTAGACCAGCTAACCTACAGTGATGATCCGCCCTGGCCGGCAGAGGCTGATGGAGAAGGGGCAACTCTTTCCCTGACCCATCCAAGGCTGGATAACTCAAAAGCGGAAAACTGGGCGGCTTCGGTGGGCCATGGAACCCCGGGAGCAGAAAACAGTGGAGTGCTGGTGGGAACCGAAGAGGAGCAAGACGAAGAAATTGCCAAAGGCTTTGAGCTGTATCAAAATTATCCAAATCCCTTTAACCCTACGACCACCATTTCTTACCGGTTAGATAAACCGGGCAGGGTAAAGATCGCGGTTTATGATATAATGGGGAGAGAAGTAGCGGTCTTGGAGAATGGAGTCAAGTCACAGGGAATTCATTCATTAAGGTGGGATGCCTCGCCCGGAAAATTTTCGAGCGGGGTTTATTTGTATAAACTGGATACCGGTAATCAATCACTGATTCGCAAGCTTACCCTTATCAAATAA